One window from the genome of Natrinema caseinilyticum encodes:
- a CDS encoding MFS transporter: MNWRYRHTALLLCTFAFMATMVARLVISPLVPAITDDFAVSNAALGTALSLMWGTYALTQFPSGILGDRFGERRVVLVSLGLTAISSVLLAVSPSYEFFVLSTVVLGLGAGLHYTVATTYLTKQFADTGRAIGVHIAGGPIAGLFAPVAATMVAVRYDWRVAMLLGFFTAAPLFALFAWRIRPTKPDRPEQPMRERIELGAMFELLSRPAVTYTMLISFLCAFTWQATASFLPAFLAEGKALSPAIASGLFSAYFVIHGLTQPLMGGLSDRIGRDRAAIVTMCAGIVGYGLLVVGATLLEFGVGVLFVGLAMSWGAPIQSRFMDLLSPAERGTGFGLVRTMYMTTGASGSVVVGALADLYGWDASFTLLVGIMSVALAALAANRVLRLGF; encoded by the coding sequence GTGAACTGGCGATATCGACATACGGCGTTGCTTCTCTGTACGTTTGCGTTCATGGCGACGATGGTCGCACGCCTCGTTATCAGCCCGCTCGTGCCCGCTATCACCGACGATTTTGCGGTTTCCAACGCGGCCCTCGGGACCGCACTCTCGTTGATGTGGGGCACCTACGCGCTGACGCAGTTTCCGAGCGGTATTCTGGGCGACCGATTCGGAGAACGGCGAGTCGTTCTCGTCTCGCTCGGGCTGACCGCGATTTCGAGCGTGCTGCTCGCCGTCTCCCCCTCCTACGAGTTTTTCGTCCTCTCGACCGTCGTCCTCGGCCTCGGCGCGGGACTTCATTATACGGTCGCAACGACGTACCTCACGAAACAATTCGCTGACACCGGACGTGCGATCGGCGTTCATATCGCAGGCGGTCCGATCGCGGGACTGTTCGCGCCCGTCGCCGCGACGATGGTCGCCGTTCGGTACGATTGGCGCGTGGCCATGCTTCTCGGGTTCTTCACCGCGGCGCCGCTTTTCGCCCTGTTCGCGTGGCGAATTCGACCGACGAAGCCGGACCGACCCGAACAGCCAATGCGGGAACGCATCGAACTCGGGGCGATGTTCGAACTGCTCTCGCGGCCGGCGGTCACGTACACGATGCTCATTTCGTTTCTCTGTGCGTTCACCTGGCAAGCGACTGCGTCGTTCTTGCCCGCCTTTCTCGCCGAAGGCAAGGCGCTTTCGCCGGCAATCGCGAGCGGACTCTTTTCGGCCTACTTCGTAATCCATGGCCTCACGCAACCGCTGATGGGCGGGCTTTCCGATCGAATCGGGCGCGACAGGGCCGCGATCGTGACCATGTGTGCCGGCATCGTCGGATACGGGTTGCTCGTCGTCGGCGCCACCCTTCTCGAGTTTGGCGTCGGTGTATTGTTCGTCGGGCTCGCGATGAGTTGGGGGGCGCCCATCCAGTCGCGATTCATGGATCTCCTTTCGCCGGCCGAACGCGGCACCGGATTCGGTCTCGTCAGAACGATGTACATGACGACCGGTGCGTCGGGAAGCGTCGTGGTCGGTGCGCTCGCCGACCTGTACGGCTGGGACGCCTCGTTCACGCTGCTCGTTGGTATCATGTCGGTTGCACTCGCCGCACTCGCGGCGAATCGCGTCCTCCGTCTCGGATTCTGA
- a CDS encoding VOC family protein translates to MEEIDHVAHAVWDVSDALDKINAVDGFENVWTLESDKWQYETAYNVMGTTMFTLIAPTSDESFIADYLEQNGEGLHHIGVNVSDLDAAVEQLTGAGGEVIMEDTVPGVRTEATFHPKTLFGLQLQLIEWHDDVGPTARDHIEAMREAAADDRV, encoded by the coding sequence ATGGAAGAAATCGACCACGTCGCTCACGCGGTGTGGGACGTCTCGGATGCACTGGACAAAATAAACGCTGTCGACGGATTCGAGAACGTCTGGACCCTCGAGAGCGACAAGTGGCAGTACGAAACGGCGTACAACGTGATGGGGACCACCATGTTCACCCTGATCGCGCCGACGAGCGACGAGAGCTTCATCGCCGATTACCTCGAGCAAAACGGCGAGGGACTGCACCACATCGGTGTCAACGTGTCCGACCTCGACGCGGCCGTCGAACAGTTGACCGGGGCCGGCGGCGAGGTAATCATGGAAGATACCGTCCCCGGCGTCCGAACTGAGGCGACGTTCCACCCGAAAACGCTGTTCGGACTCCAGTTACAACTCATCGAATGGCACGACGACGTCGGTCCGACTGCACGGGATCACATCGAGGCGATGCGCGAAGCGGCGGCGGACGATCGCGTCTAG
- a CDS encoding MFS transporter yields MEKNDSSIAVFTGLGHGVFHGFELSIPLFVPIWLSTFDVSPTTLGLVVGAGYALIGLFAPIAGVLADVYGSKRLVLLSTGGMGLSFATLSVLHSVVTLTVTLMIWGAMASLYHPSGLSLISRGAEKRGTVLAYHGAGGNVGMVVVPLAAIVLLAFYGWRTVTVLLTVPAAICVLVGLGVSFDETVSESASQPRDPDRSSLQSISNSLRDVVGDTRTLLVGGFVLVFAIQILYGIYYRGIFTFLPDVLTNLPIFEAVVVGDRTIEAGQFAYSGLLLVGIFGQYTGGKVSDRGSSEQALLGTFIALIIASALFVPASTVGVGPLLIVCVALGFFIYAFAPIAQSLVAEYVAAESHGLSFGYIYLGMFGVGAVGAALAGATLEYGGVAALFGTLATVMVLCAALAGVLVFRSPS; encoded by the coding sequence ACCGATCTGGCTCTCGACGTTCGACGTGTCGCCGACGACGCTGGGACTCGTCGTGGGTGCTGGCTACGCTCTCATCGGTCTCTTTGCACCCATCGCGGGCGTGTTGGCGGACGTATACGGCTCGAAACGGCTCGTGTTACTCTCGACCGGCGGGATGGGCCTCTCGTTCGCCACGCTGAGTGTGCTTCACTCCGTCGTGACCCTCACCGTGACGTTGATGATATGGGGTGCGATGGCGAGTCTCTATCACCCGTCAGGACTGTCGCTCATTAGCCGTGGTGCGGAGAAACGAGGGACCGTACTCGCGTATCACGGTGCCGGTGGGAACGTCGGCATGGTCGTCGTTCCGCTCGCCGCGATCGTCCTGCTCGCGTTTTACGGGTGGCGGACGGTGACGGTGCTTCTCACCGTTCCGGCAGCGATCTGCGTTCTCGTCGGACTCGGCGTGTCGTTCGACGAAACCGTCTCCGAGTCGGCTTCACAGCCACGCGACCCCGATCGGAGCTCGTTGCAGTCGATTTCGAACTCCCTTCGGGACGTCGTGGGGGACACGCGCACGCTTCTCGTCGGCGGATTCGTTCTCGTCTTCGCGATACAGATCCTCTATGGCATTTACTATCGCGGTATATTCACGTTCCTTCCGGACGTCCTCACCAACTTACCGATCTTCGAGGCCGTCGTCGTCGGCGATCGAACGATCGAAGCCGGTCAGTTCGCCTACTCGGGGCTCCTGCTGGTCGGCATTTTCGGACAGTACACCGGCGGAAAGGTCAGCGACAGGGGGAGTTCCGAACAGGCCCTTCTCGGGACGTTTATCGCGCTGATCATCGCATCCGCCCTGTTCGTCCCCGCCTCCACCGTGGGCGTCGGGCCGTTGTTGATCGTCTGCGTCGCGCTCGGCTTCTTCATCTACGCGTTCGCACCGATCGCACAGAGCCTGGTCGCGGAATACGTCGCCGCCGAAAGCCACGGCCTCTCGTTCGGGTACATCTACCTGGGAATGTTCGGCGTCGGCGCCGTCGGTGCGGCGCTCGCCGGGGCGACGCTCGAGTACGGCGGTGTCGCGGCGCTATTCGGAACGCTCGCTACCGTGATGGTTCTCTGTGCCGCTCTCGCTGGGGTACTGGTTTTCCGGTCGCCCTCCTGA
- a CDS encoding carboxymuconolactone decarboxylase family protein, whose amino-acid sequence MTTDGTSRMPYITSTEQLSDEWHGHFDRIADSRGHVGGPFGVLMNSPEIATRIADVGTYVRFEGTLPGPMRELAIITTARELECAYEWAIHEPLARDEGVSEDTIGVVADREPTESLPAADALVVDYGRALICDNEVPEPLFRTTKAHFGVEGITELTATFGYYNMLACVLNAFEVVPGDSLEEW is encoded by the coding sequence ATGACGACCGACGGAACGTCACGGATGCCATACATCACGTCGACCGAGCAGCTTTCGGACGAGTGGCACGGCCACTTCGACCGGATCGCGGACAGTCGAGGCCACGTCGGCGGGCCCTTCGGCGTCCTCATGAACAGCCCCGAAATCGCGACCAGAATCGCCGACGTCGGAACGTACGTCCGATTCGAGGGAACGCTGCCGGGCCCGATGCGGGAACTCGCGATCATCACGACGGCGCGGGAACTCGAGTGCGCCTACGAGTGGGCGATACACGAGCCGCTGGCCCGAGACGAGGGCGTCAGCGAGGACACGATCGGCGTCGTCGCCGACCGAGAGCCGACCGAGTCCCTCCCGGCGGCCGACGCGCTCGTCGTCGACTACGGACGCGCGTTGATCTGCGACAACGAGGTTCCGGAGCCGCTGTTCCGGACGACGAAAGCGCACTTCGGCGTCGAGGGGATCACCGAACTGACGGCCACGTTCGGGTACTACAACATGCTCGCCTGCGTCCTGAACGCGTTCGAGGTCGTCCCTGGTGACTCCCTCGAGGAGTGGTGA
- a CDS encoding acyl-CoA dehydrogenase family protein → MNNISDTILSDEHQMLRDETKRFVENEVLPEASERDPNEEEMSDELVDQLAEMGFFGVLIDEEYGGLGMDLKSYAVIAEELSRGWLSVGSIIARGQSLAGATEAQKQEYLPKMARGEMLKSIAISEPDAGSDVSNMRLRAERDGDEYVLNGQKMWCTFAKGSDFILTYAVTDPDAEPAHRGISGFIVEKPAGTFDREGLSGQSIDKIGYHGWKTWEVNYDDVRVSADKLVGGEEGNGFYQIMDFFEEGRVHTAARSVGLARGAIEDSVQYAKERVQFDEPISEFQAIRFKLAEMATQVEAARALMLLVADTVDSGERADAEAAMAKLFASDIAEEVTSEGIQIHGGYGYTTEFDVERYWRDARLTRIFEGTNEIQKRIIADSLLSS, encoded by the coding sequence ATGAACAACATTTCGGACACCATCTTATCGGATGAACATCAGATGCTGCGCGACGAAACGAAGCGATTCGTGGAGAACGAGGTGCTCCCCGAGGCGAGCGAGCGCGACCCGAACGAGGAGGAGATGTCCGACGAACTCGTCGACCAGCTCGCGGAGATGGGATTTTTCGGTGTTCTCATCGACGAGGAGTACGGCGGCCTCGGGATGGATCTGAAATCGTACGCCGTGATCGCCGAAGAACTCTCGCGCGGGTGGCTCAGCGTCGGCAGTATCATCGCGCGCGGGCAAAGTCTCGCCGGCGCGACGGAGGCCCAGAAGCAAGAATACCTGCCGAAGATGGCGCGTGGTGAAATGCTCAAGAGCATCGCGATCAGCGAACCCGACGCCGGGAGCGACGTCTCGAACATGCGCCTTCGGGCCGAACGGGACGGCGACGAGTACGTGCTCAACGGGCAGAAAATGTGGTGTACGTTCGCGAAGGGGTCCGATTTCATCCTCACGTATGCGGTGACTGATCCGGACGCGGAACCAGCCCACCGCGGCATCTCGGGATTTATCGTCGAGAAGCCGGCCGGGACGTTCGACCGCGAGGGGTTGAGCGGCCAGTCGATCGACAAAATCGGCTACCACGGCTGGAAGACCTGGGAAGTCAACTACGACGACGTACGCGTCAGCGCCGACAAACTCGTCGGCGGCGAGGAGGGGAACGGATTCTATCAGATCATGGACTTTTTCGAGGAAGGCCGCGTCCACACGGCCGCTCGGTCGGTGGGATTAGCGCGAGGCGCGATCGAGGATTCGGTTCAGTACGCGAAAGAACGCGTCCAGTTCGACGAACCGATTTCCGAGTTCCAGGCGATCCGATTCAAGCTGGCGGAGATGGCGACGCAGGTCGAGGCTGCGCGAGCGTTGATGTTGCTCGTCGCCGATACGGTCGACTCCGGTGAGCGGGCCGACGCCGAAGCCGCCATGGCGAAACTCTTCGCGAGCGATATCGCCGAGGAAGTCACCAGCGAGGGGATTCAGATTCACGGCGGATACGGCTACACCACGGAGTTCGACGTCGAGCGATACTGGCGGGACGCTCGACTGACCCGGATCTTCGAGGGGACCAACGAAATCCAGAAGCGAATCATCGCCGACTCCTTGCTTTCGTCGTGA
- a CDS encoding LLM class flavin-dependent oxidoreductase yields MVTYDLALPLPATGDVTTSEQSNLASAAETAGYDLVLVPETWGREAFTRLGYLAARTDTIRLGTGIVPVHSRSPALIAQAVATLDELTAGRAVLGLGLSGPQVIENWHGMEFRPALRRQRETIEIVRQVLSGDDVTYDGTLFDLEHFRLRFEPLRSSVRIYVAAQGETNVELAGEFADGWMPNRIPVSSLADVREHVDRGARTRDRDPTAVATIPWVTTCLLEDGERARDRCRETIAFYVGAMGEFHYDAVAEHGFRETADRIRDRWAAGETEAAREAVTDELLDEIAIAGRPDAVDHLFERYEGLADTLALLPPTTASVEEVRETIEHVGSSIA; encoded by the coding sequence ATGGTCACGTACGATCTGGCGCTACCGTTGCCCGCCACCGGCGACGTCACCACGTCGGAACAGAGCAATCTCGCGAGCGCGGCGGAGACGGCCGGGTACGACCTCGTACTGGTTCCCGAAACGTGGGGTCGAGAAGCCTTTACCCGCCTCGGGTACCTCGCCGCCCGGACGGACACGATACGGCTCGGAACCGGAATCGTTCCCGTCCACTCGAGATCGCCGGCGCTGATCGCTCAAGCTGTGGCAACGCTCGACGAACTCACGGCGGGACGGGCCGTGCTCGGTCTGGGCCTGTCTGGCCCGCAGGTGATCGAAAACTGGCACGGAATGGAGTTTCGCCCGGCGCTGCGTCGCCAGCGCGAGACGATCGAGATCGTCCGTCAGGTTCTGTCGGGCGACGACGTCACGTACGACGGGACGCTGTTCGACCTCGAGCACTTTCGATTACGATTCGAACCGCTCCGGTCGTCAGTTCGGATTTACGTCGCGGCACAGGGCGAAACGAACGTGGAACTCGCGGGCGAGTTCGCGGACGGGTGGATGCCGAACCGCATTCCGGTATCGTCCCTCGCGGACGTGCGCGAACACGTCGACCGCGGTGCTCGGACGCGGGACCGCGACCCGACGGCGGTCGCGACGATTCCGTGGGTGACGACGTGTCTCCTCGAAGACGGCGAACGGGCTCGAGACCGGTGCCGAGAGACGATCGCGTTCTACGTCGGCGCGATGGGCGAGTTCCACTACGATGCGGTGGCCGAGCACGGCTTTCGAGAGACTGCCGATCGGATCAGGGACCGATGGGCGGCCGGCGAGACGGAGGCTGCCCGGGAGGCGGTCACCGACGAACTCCTCGACGAAATCGCGATCGCCGGCCGCCCGGACGCCGTCGACCACCTCTTCGAGCGATACGAGGGACTCGCGGACACGCTTGCACTGCTTCCGCCGACCACTGCAAGCGTCGAGGAGGTGCGAGAAACGATCGAACACGTCGGCTCGTCGATTGCGTGA